In Cytobacillus oceanisediminis, the following proteins share a genomic window:
- a CDS encoding 2,3-diketo-5-methylthiopentyl-1-phosphate enolase, whose translation MSEIIATYLIHDEKHNPEKKAGEIALGLTVGSWTHLPELEKQQLEKHKGRVVSVEDLIKDEERKETAAVIKIAYPTVNFSPDLPAILTTVFGKLSLDGKIKLLDLQFSNELKSFFPGPRFGIDGLREKLNVYDRPLLMSIFKGVLGKDMDFLTSQLREQALGGIDLVKDDEILFENRLTPFEARITEGKEVLRQVYEETGHRTLYAVNLTGRSFELKDKARKASRLGADLLLFNVFSYGLDVLQSLREDDEIGLPIMAHPAVSGALSASSVYGISYPLLLGKLLRYAGADLSLFPSPYGSVALEKTQALSIGDALTKNDFCKRTFPVPSAGIHPGLVPLLFEDFGIDSVINAGGGVHGHPDGARGGGLAFRQAIDLILKGASLTDAPSNFPELKKAIDLWGYKEVAVKNG comes from the coding sequence TTAACGGTCGGGTCATGGACCCATTTGCCCGAACTTGAAAAACAGCAGCTGGAAAAGCATAAAGGCAGGGTCGTTTCTGTTGAAGACCTTATTAAAGATGAAGAAAGAAAGGAAACAGCCGCAGTCATTAAGATTGCCTATCCCACTGTTAATTTCAGTCCGGATTTACCGGCAATATTAACAACAGTCTTTGGAAAACTGTCATTGGACGGAAAGATTAAATTGTTAGATTTACAGTTTTCCAATGAACTTAAAAGCTTTTTCCCCGGGCCTCGATTCGGGATTGACGGACTGAGGGAAAAACTGAATGTATATGACAGACCCCTTCTGATGAGCATCTTCAAAGGGGTGCTCGGCAAAGACATGGATTTTTTAACTTCGCAGCTGAGGGAACAGGCCCTAGGGGGCATCGACCTTGTAAAAGATGATGAAATTCTATTTGAAAACCGCCTTACACCTTTTGAAGCCCGGATAACCGAAGGCAAAGAAGTGCTAAGGCAGGTTTATGAGGAAACAGGCCACCGTACCCTATATGCTGTAAATTTAACAGGCAGGTCTTTTGAATTAAAAGATAAGGCAAGGAAGGCATCCAGACTTGGTGCAGATCTTCTTCTGTTCAATGTATTCTCTTATGGGCTCGATGTTTTGCAGTCATTAAGAGAAGATGATGAGATTGGGCTGCCTATCATGGCACATCCTGCAGTTAGTGGAGCTCTTTCTGCTTCAAGTGTTTATGGGATTTCCTATCCTTTGCTTTTAGGCAAACTCCTCAGGTATGCAGGTGCAGACTTGTCTCTATTCCCTTCCCCTTATGGATCGGTTGCCCTTGAAAAAACTCAGGCATTATCAATTGGGGATGCTCTGACTAAGAATGATTTCTGCAAAAGAACCTTTCCGGTTCCATCAGCCGGCATCCATCCGGGTCTTGTGCCTCTGCTTTTCGAAGACTTCGGAATAGACAGTGTAATCAATGCCGGAGGCGGCGTACATGGGCATCCGGATGGGGCAAGAGGAGGCGGTTTGGCATTCCGCCAGGCAATTGATTTAATTTTAAAGGGGGCTTCTTTGACAGATGCTCCATCAAACTTCCCTGAATTAAAAAAAGCGATTGATCTGTGGGGGTACAAAGAGGTGGCTGTAAAGAATGGCTAA